The following coding sequences lie in one Arabidopsis thaliana chromosome 3, partial sequence genomic window:
- the APY1 gene encoding apyrase 1 (apyrase 1 (APY1); CONTAINS InterPro DOMAIN/s: Nucleoside phosphatase GDA1/CD39 (InterPro:IPR000407); BEST Arabidopsis thaliana protein match is: apyrase 2 (TAIR:AT5G18280.1); Has 1435 Blast hits to 1431 proteins in 229 species: Archae - 0; Bacteria - 35; Metazoa - 605; Fungi - 313; Plants - 348; Viruses - 0; Other Eukaryotes - 134 (source: NCBI BLink).): MTAKRAIGRHESLADKVHRHRGLLLVISIPIVLIALVLLLMPGTSTSVSVIEYTMKNHEGGSNSRGPKNYAVIFDAGSSGSRVHVYCFDQNLDLVPLENELELFLQLKPGLSAYPNDPRQSANSLVTLLDKAEASVPRELRPKTPVRVGATAGLRALGHQASENILQAVRELLKGRSRLKTEANAVTVLDGTQEGSYQWVTINYLLRTLGKPYSDTVGVVDLGGGSVQMAYAIPEEDAATAPKPVEGEDSYVREMYLKGRKYFLYVHSYLHYGLLAARAEILKVSEDSNNPCIATGYAGTYKYGGKAFKAAASPSGASLDECRRVAINALKVNNSLCTHMKCTFGGVWNGGGGGGQKKMFVASFFFDRAAEAGFVDPNQPVAEVRPLDFEKAANKACNMRMEEGKSKFPRVEEDNLPYLCLDLVYQYTLLVDGFGLKPSQTITLVKKVKYGDYAVEAAWPLGSAIEAVSSP, from the exons ATGACGGCGAAGCGAGCGATCGGACGGCACGAATCCCTTGCTGACAAGGTCCATCGACATCGTGGTCTTCTACTTGTGATTTCGATCCCCATTGTGTTGATAGCTCTTGTGCTTCTGTTAATGCCGGGGACGTCGACGTCCGTCTCTGTCATCGAGTACACGATGAAAAACCACGAGGGAGGTTCCAATTCGAGGGGTCCGAAGAATTACGCTGTGATTTTTGATGCTGGAAGTTCTGGAAGCCGTGTGCATGTTTACTGTTTCGATCAGAATTTGGATCTTGTTCCTTTGGAGAATGAGCTCGAGCTCTTCTTACAG CTAAAACCGGGTTTAAGTGCATATCCTAATGATCCTCGGCAATCAGCAAACTCTTTAGTAACTCTTCTGGACAAAGCAGAAGCTTCCGTTCCCCGTGAGTTGCGTCCAAAGACTCCTGTCAGAGTTGGG gcAACTGCAGGTTTGAGAGCTTTGGGTCACCAAGCCTCTGAAAACATTTTGCAAGCG gtTAGGGAGCTCCTCAAAGGTAGAAGTAGGCTGAAGACTGAGGCAAATGCAGTGACTGTTCTGGATGGTACTCAGGAAGGATCTTATCAGTGG GTGACAATTAATTACTTGCTAAGGACTTTGGGAAAGCCGTACTCGGACACAGTTGGAGTGGTTGATCTTGGAGGGGGGTCGGTTCAAATGGCATATGCTATACCAGAGGAAGATGCTGCAACTGCACCAAAACCAGTAGAAGGCGAGGATTCTTATGTCAGAGAAATGTATTTGAAGGGACGAAAGTATTTCCTCTATGTTCATAG CTACCTACATTACGGGTTACTGGCTGCTCGGGCTGagattttgaaagtttctgAGGACTCTAACAACCCCTGTATCGCGACTGGATATGCTG GTACCTACAAATATGGAGGAAAAGCGTTTAAAGCTGCAGCTTCTCCATCCGGTGCAAGTCTAGATGAGTGCCGGCGAGTAGCTATTAACGCACTCAAAGTCAATAATTCATTGTGTACACACATGAAATGCACTTTTGGTGGAGTATGGAATggtggaggcggtggtggCCAGAAGAAAATGTTTGTTGCATCATTTTTCTTCGATCGAGCCGCAGAG GCTGGTTTTGTTGACCCAAACCAACCTGTGGCTGAGGTTCGACCACTTGACTTTGAGAAAGCGGCCAACAAAGCTTGTAACATGAGAATGGAAGAAGGGAAATCGAAGTTCCCACGTGTGGAGGAAGATAATCTTCCTTACTTGTGCTTGGATCTTGTTTACCAATATACTCTTCTCGTCGATGGATTCG GATTGAAGCCATCACAGACAATAACGTTAGTGAAGAAGGTGAAATACGGAGATTACGCCGTGGAAGCTGCGTGGCCACTAGGAAGCGCCATAGAAGCAGTATCCTCACCATGA